Proteins encoded within one genomic window of Ctenopharyngodon idella isolate HZGC_01 chromosome 6, HZGC01, whole genome shotgun sequence:
- the rbl1 gene encoding retinoblastoma-like protein 1 — protein sequence MRGDETDSESVKSADGSIRRNLEALCQELNMDEETAAEALQNFSSIWNTYTLEGDVVHWLACSLYAACRKSSIPTVGRGVMEGNCVSLTRILRSAKLSLIQFFSKMKKWSDMSNLSQDFRSRIGRLERNFEVSTVIFRKFEPIFLDMFQNPQGEPPRLPRSRKHRRLPCHISDVFKFCWTLFVYTKGNFRMIGDDLVNSYHLLLCCLDLVFCNALMCSNKKDLINQYFRGLPKDTENLEEMPCVIDKLCELHDGLVVEAKGIKEHYFKPYIKTLFEKKILKGDADTLTELLDTPNFQDNNKAINREYEEYVLTVGDFDERVFLGADADEEIGTPRKSTAEPPSGQLSARMQVENNLQQHFEKTRSLAPSTPLTGRRYLKEKEVLVTPVSSATQSVSRLQSMVSGLRNAPSDALVQIFNSCSRNPSESILNRVKTMGEIFKQAYTKPTDDLPGAHMDFAENRLKLAEILYFKILENIMTLEMKRLQGKDMAVLLEQEVLHCSLLACCLEVVLFAYSSQRTFPWILEIFQIQPFYFYKVIEVFIRSEEGLSRDMVKHLNSIEEQVLESKAWTRDSALWNALNKANNKIPTVEEVNFPSNFDTGNNAGGPTHLPLVALSPIIHPRIREVRTGLGSSARKDVPQSPISLHDRYSSPAAGSAKRRLFGDDLPPQSPVKRISVTPIKIIPNAMENNQNTTTTATVLSMATVNGQQLTIPLPMMKNEAGGITVIQLQANEMNPLTAQLLLTASPSRTAAPAASSDTQPLAANKPRRTGSLALFFRKVYHLASVRLRDLCLKLDISSELRGKIWTCFEHSLLHCTDLMKDRHLDQLLLCAVYIISKITKEEHTFQDIMKCYRTQPQAHSHVYRSVLLKRRPREQQADENMEVDPPADQSNERTEQADRTEGDSESEERGDLIQFYNSVYVLKMKSFALKYAHSTLDNKMEAPPLSPFPSVRAQPLSPRRVSQRHSIFVSPHKNGSSLTPSAYTYKFTGSPSKELSDINQMIRQGGVSKKRAFTMDGDETESPSKCLRQESDDVLLKRLQDVVSERASL from the exons ATGCGGGGAGATGAAACGGATTCGGAGTCGGTTAAATCGGCCGATGGCTCGATACGGAGGAATCTCGAGGCGCTTTGTCAAGAGCTCAACATGGACGAGGAGACGGCAGCAGAAGCGCTTCAGAACTTCAGCTCCATCTGGAACACTTACACGCTAGAG GGTGATGTTGTGCACTGGCTGGCCTGTTCTCTGTATGCTGCCTGTAGGAAGAGCTCTATCCCTACTGTGGGACGAGGCGTGATGGAGGGCAACTGCGTTTCCCTTACAAGGATCCTGCGCTCAGCAAAGCTCAG TTTGATCCAGTTCTTCAGCAAGATGAAGAAATGGTCTGACATGTCGAACCTCTCTCAGGATTTCCGGAGTCGCATAGGTCGACTAGAGCGCAACTTTGAAGTGTCGACAGTTATTTTTCGTAAATTTGAGCCAATATTTCTGGACATGTTTCAGAATCCTCAGGGCGAACCTCCTCGCCTGCCTAGAAGCCGCAAACACCG gcGTCTTCCATGCCACATCAGTGACGTCTTCAAGTTCTGTTGGACTCTCTTTGTGTATACAAAAG GTAATTTCCGCATGATTGGAGATGACCTGGTAAACTCCTATCACCTTCTGCTCTGCTGTCTGGATCTGGTGTTTTGCAACGCTCTCATGTGCTCCAACAAGAAAGATCTCATCAATCAGTACTTCAGAG GACTGCCAAAGGACACAGAAAACTTGGAGGAGATGCCATGTGTCATTGACAAGTTGTGTGAACTGCATGATGGGTTGGTGGTGGAGGCCAAAGGCATAAAGGAGCACTACTTTAAACCCTACATAAAGACACTGTTTGAGAAAAAA atatTAAAAGGTGATGCTGACACTCTGACTGAATTACTGGACACCCCAAATTTCCAAGACAACAA tAAAGCCATAAATCGTGAGTATGAGGAATATGTTTTGACTGTTGGGGATTTTGACGAACGAGTGTTTTTGGGGGCTGATGCAGATGAGGAGATCGGCACACCTCGCAAATCCACCGCTGAGCCTCCGTCAGGTCAACTATCCGCCCGCATGCAGGTGGAGAACAACCTTCAGCAGCACTTTGAGAAG ACACGGTCCCTTGCTCCCTCTACACCTCTAACGGGTCGACGGTATTTGAAGGAGAAAGAGGTGCTGGTCACCCCTGTTTCCTCAGCCACCCAAAGTGTGAGCCGACTGCAGAGCATGGTGTCCGGCCTACGAAATGCACCAAGTGATGCTCTGGTCCAAATCTTTAA TTCCTGCTCTAGAAATCCCTCTGAATCCATTCTGAACCGAGTGAAAACCATGGGAGAGATATTTAAACAGGCCTACACCAAACCCACAGATGACCTGCCAGGAGCACATATGG ATTTTGCAGAGAATCGTCTGAAGCTGGCAGAGATCTTGTACTTCAAGATCCTGGAAAATATCATGACTCTGGAGATGAAGAGATTACAGGGCAAAGATATGGCG GTCCTGTTGGAGCAGGAGGTGCTCCATTGCTCTCTGTTGGCGTGCTGTCTGGAAGTGGTGCTGTTTGCGTACAGCTCTCAAAGAACCTTCCCATGGATACTGGAAATCTTTCAGATCCAGCCTTTCTACTTTTACAAG gtGATTGAGGTGTTCATCCGCTCTGAGGAGGGTTTGTCCCGAGACATGGTGAAGCATTTGAACAGTATCGAGGAGCAGGTGCTGGAAAGCAAAGCCTGGACTAGAGACTCGGCCCTGTGGAACGCGCTTAACAAAGCTAACAATAAAATACCTACTGTGGAAGAG GTGAATTTTCCCAGTAATTTTGACACGGGCAACAATGCAGGTGGTCCCACTCACCTGCCATTGGTGGCGCTATCCCCCATCATCCACCCTCGCATCAGGGAGGTCCGCACAGGTCTGGGCTCCAGCGCACGCAAAG ACGTCCCTCAATCTCCCATCTCTCTCCACGACCGCTACAGCTCTCCAGCGGCTGGCAGCGCTAAGAGACGTTTGTTTGGTGACGACCTTCCGCCACAGTCCCCAGTGAAAAGAATCTCAGTCACTCCCATCAAAATCATTCCCAACGCCATGGAGAACAACCAGAACACCACCACCACAGCGACTGTCCTCTCCATGGCAACCGTAAATGGCCAGCAGCTAACTATTCCCCTGCCAa TGATGAAAAATGAGGCGGGCGGCATCACAGTCATCCAACTTCAGGCCAATGAGATGAACCCTCTCACTGCCCAACTCTTACTGACTGCCTCCCCCAGCCGAACTGCAGCTCCCGCCGCCAGCTCCGACACACAGCCTCTGGCTGCAAACAAACCCCGCCGCACTGGATCCCTCGCACTATTCTTCAGGAAG GTGTATCATTTAGCCAGCGTGCGTCTGCGAGATCTGTGTCTGAAGCTGGATATCTCATCAGAGCTTCGAGGGAAGATCTGGACGTGCTTCGAGCATTCTCTGCTGCACTGCACTGACCTGATGAAGGACAGACACCTGGACCAGCTGCTGCTCTGTGCCGTCTACATCATATCAAAG aTCACAAAAGAAGAGCACACTTTTCAGGACATTATGAAATGCTACCGAACCCAACCTCAGGCCCACAGTCAC gtGTACCGCAGTGTTTTACTGAAGAGGCGTCCCAGAGAGCAGCAGGCAGATGAGAACATGGAAGTGGATCCGCCAGCAGACCAGT CCAATGAGAGGACGGAACAGGCTGACAGAACAGAGGGTGACAGCGAATCAGAGGAAAGAGGAGACCTCATCCAGTTTTATAACTCTGTTTACGTGTTAAAGATGAAATCATTCGCTCTCAAATATGCACATTCTACACTTGATAACAAG ATGGAGGCTCCTCCATTATCTCCATTCCCATCGGTTCGGGCTCAGCCTCTCTCTCCTCGCCGTGTGTCTCAGAGACACTCCATCTTCGTCTCTCCTCATAAAAATGGCTCAAGTCTCACCCCCAGTGCCTACACGTACAAGTTCACCGGCAGCCCATCAAAG GAACTGAGCGACATAAACCAGATGATCCGTCAGGGTGGGGTGAGCAAGAAGCGGGCGTTCACAATGGATGGCGACGAGACCGAGTCTCCATCTAAGTGCCTCCGGCAAGAGAGCGACGACGTGCTGCTCAAACGCCTCCAGGATGTGGTTAGCGAGAGGGCGAGTCTCTGA
- the si:dkey-6e2.2 gene encoding uncharacterized protein si:dkey-6e2.2, translated as MNSLRDSPRFPHREMYEEMSAERNWTDTETRALLYIRQDEEISRQISGTVRDSLIYAEISRLLRAQGIHRTKRQVTTKLKTLKQKFLKIHEHHKNSGHGRVYWNYYDLCKSIWGSNRLTNTLTLNNNVKLEEPQSTSIEDARHESRSTDIEVSITHDDAETDDMTEVVPQPARKKAKKHSISDSVRDQDPLHVQNQREYEERLRREAREEQKEEQASLMAMWKEMMEFQGNLLREFIHRPSLPTSLPSHPSYYRHAHHNQGHSTFPSTSCMTPYASPGAETENESAISQEEDEEEEEEKYVIPAEIAPMLDAQPVNSANDSQSNTAETVSPPPTQSAGKSDLEMSVLRRQERVLELQEEYYSLKIKYLKDKMAKDSGQNDKEEC; from the exons ATGAACTCTCTGCGTGATTCCCCAAGGTTTCCACACCGCGAAATGTATGAGGAAATGTCAGCAGAGAGAAACTGGACGGACACCGAGACGAGGGCGCTGCTGTACATCCGACAGGACGAAGAAATCAGTAGGCAAATCAGCGGAACCGTTCGCGATTCTCTTATTTACGCCGAAATATCGAGGCTCCTTCGGGCACAAGGCATCCACAGAACCAAGCGACAGGTCACCACCAAACTGAAAACACTCAAGCAGAAGTTCCTGAAAATTCACGAGCATCACAAAAACAGCGGGCACGGTAGAGTGTACTGGAATTATTATGATCTCTGCAAGTCCATATGGGGCAGCAACCGTCTTACAAACACTTTAACACTTAATAATAACGTGAAACTCGAAGAGCCCCAGAGTACATCCATCGAGGACGCGCGACATGAGAGCAGATCCACTGACATCGAGGTGTCCATCACTCACGATGACGCGGAGACGGATGACATGACAGAAG TTGTCCCTCAACCTGCGAGGAAGAAGGCCAAAAAACATTCCATTTCTGACTCCGTAAGAGATCAAGACCCTCTCCATGTGCAGAACCAGAGGGAGTACGAGGAACGGTTGCGAAGGGAAGCCAGAGAAGAACAGAAGGAGGAACAGGCGAGTCTGATGGCCATGTGGAAGGAGATGATGGAGTTTCAAGGAAACCTCTTAAGGGAGTTTATCCACCGGCCGTCCCTGCCTACATCTCTGCCTTCACATCCATCTTACTACAGACACGCTCATCACAACCAAGGACACTCTACTTTTCCCAGCACTAGCTGCATGACACCGTACGCCTCGCCAGG AGCTGAAACCGAGAATGAAAGTGCAATCTCACAggaggaagatgaggaggaggaagaggagaaatACGTTATTCCAGCTGAGATTGCACCGATGTTGGACGCTCAGCCTGTTAACAGTGCAAACGACAGCCAATCAAACACCGCAGAGACTGTTTCACCCCCGCCTACGCAATCAGCAGGAAAGAGCGATCTGGAGATGTCTGTGCTGCGCAGACAGGAAAGAGTCCTGGAGCTTCAGGAAGAGTACTATTCACTCAAAATCAAGTATCTGAAAGACAAGATGGCCAAAGATTCAGGACAGAACGATAAAGAGGAGTGTTAA